One window of Flavobacterium dauae genomic DNA carries:
- a CDS encoding alpha-ketoacid dehydrogenase subunit alpha/beta, whose protein sequence is MEVQSQILSQDILLDLYKKLLKPRLIEEKMLILIRQGKVSKWFSGMGQEAIAVGVTSILHNDEYILPMHRNLGVFTSRNIPLSRLFSQWQGKPNGFTKGRDRSFHFGTQEFNIVGMISHLGPQLGIADGIALAHKLRKENKITAVFTGEGATSEGDFHEALNVAAVWDLPVMFIIENNGYGLSTPTREQYKCENLADKGIGYGIESHIIDGNNIVEVYTKLSAIAEDMRQNPHPVLIEMKTFRMRGHEEASGTKYIPQELFEEWKIKDPITRFNNYLTEMGILSEEQDAQLRKEIKEEIDTHWKITQDEAGLEANLETELNDVYKPYEYQHFKASSETKNIRFIDAISEGLKQSFEHHENLIIMGQDIAEYGGAFKVTEGFVDAFGKDRVRNTPICESIIVSSAAGLSINKYKSVVEMQFADFVSTGFNPIVNLLAKQHYRWGEHADVVVRMPCGAGSGAGPFHSQTNEAWFTKTPGLKVVYPAFPVDAKGLLNTAINDPNPVIFFEHKNLYRSKSQEVPTNYYTIPFGQASLIKEGTDVTIISYGSGVHWALDTLANNPNISADLIDLRTLQPLDYETIKKSVQKTNRVIILQEDSMFGGIASDLSAWIMENCFEYLDAPVKRVASIETPIPFMDNLEAQYLPKERFEKELLVLLQF, encoded by the coding sequence ATGGAAGTTCAATCTCAAATTTTATCGCAAGATATACTGTTAGATTTATATAAAAAATTATTAAAACCAAGGTTAATAGAAGAAAAAATGTTGATCTTGATTCGTCAGGGAAAAGTATCAAAATGGTTTTCCGGAATGGGGCAGGAAGCTATCGCCGTTGGTGTAACATCAATTCTTCATAACGATGAATACATTTTGCCAATGCACAGAAACCTTGGTGTTTTTACCAGCCGAAACATTCCTTTAAGCCGATTGTTTTCTCAATGGCAAGGCAAACCCAACGGATTTACTAAAGGGCGTGATCGATCATTTCACTTTGGAACACAAGAGTTTAATATTGTGGGAATGATCTCGCATTTGGGTCCGCAATTAGGTATTGCCGATGGTATTGCACTGGCACATAAATTACGAAAAGAAAATAAAATTACAGCCGTTTTTACAGGTGAAGGCGCAACATCTGAAGGTGATTTTCACGAAGCATTAAACGTTGCAGCCGTTTGGGATTTACCTGTTATGTTTATTATTGAAAACAACGGTTACGGACTTTCAACGCCAACTCGTGAACAATATAAATGTGAAAATTTAGCCGATAAAGGCATTGGTTACGGTATTGAAAGTCATATTATCGATGGTAACAATATTGTGGAAGTGTACACAAAACTTTCTGCAATTGCCGAAGATATGCGTCAAAATCCGCATCCGGTTTTAATTGAAATGAAAACCTTTAGAATGCGTGGTCACGAAGAGGCGAGTGGTACCAAATATATTCCTCAGGAATTGTTTGAAGAATGGAAAATTAAAGATCCTATTACTCGTTTCAACAATTATTTGACCGAAATGGGTATTTTGTCTGAAGAACAAGATGCACAGTTACGAAAAGAAATTAAAGAAGAAATTGATACGCATTGGAAAATTACGCAAGACGAAGCCGGTTTAGAAGCTAATTTAGAAACAGAATTGAATGATGTGTACAAACCATACGAATATCAGCATTTTAAAGCATCATCCGAGACAAAAAATATCCGTTTTATTGATGCAATTTCAGAAGGATTGAAACAATCGTTTGAGCATCATGAGAATTTAATAATCATGGGACAAGATATTGCAGAATACGGAGGTGCTTTTAAAGTAACCGAAGGTTTTGTTGATGCTTTTGGGAAAGATCGTGTGCGTAACACACCAATTTGCGAGAGCATTATTGTGTCATCAGCTGCGGGGTTGTCAATCAATAAATACAAATCGGTGGTAGAAATGCAGTTTGCCGATTTTGTTTCAACAGGTTTTAATCCAATCGTAAATTTATTGGCAAAACAGCATTATCGTTGGGGCGAACATGCCGATGTTGTGGTGCGTATGCCTTGTGGTGCTGGTTCTGGTGCAGGTCCGTTCCATTCGCAAACAAACGAAGCTTGGTTTACTAAAACTCCAGGTTTAAAAGTAGTTTATCCTGCTTTTCCTGTCGATGCCAAAGGTTTGTTGAACACGGCAATTAACGATCCTAATCCGGTAATTTTCTTCGAACATAAAAATTTGTATCGCAGCAAATCGCAAGAGGTTCCTACAAATTACTACACTATTCCGTTTGGACAGGCATCGTTAATTAAAGAAGGAACCGATGTTACAATTATTTCGTACGGATCGGGCGTTCATTGGGCATTAGATACTTTAGCAAACAACCCGAATATTTCTGCCGATTTGATCGATTTAAGAACATTACAACCTTTAGATTACGAAACAATTAAAAAATCGGTACAAAAAACAAACCGAGTTATAATTCTTCAAGAAGATTCTATGTTTGGAGGAATTGCCAGCGATTTATCGGCTTGGATTATGGAAAATTGTTTTGAATACTTAGATGCACCTGTAAAACGTGTAGCAAGTATAGAAACACCTATACCTTTTATGGATAATTTAGAAGCGCAATATTTGCCTAAAGAACGTTTTGAAAAAGAATTATTAGTACTTTTACAGTTTTAA
- a CDS encoding phosphoribosylaminoimidazolesuccinocarboxamide synthase encodes MMKTITSSNFNFPGQKSVYKGKVREVYNINDDLLVMIATDRLSAFDVIMPKGIPYKGQILNQIASKFMQLTEDIVPNWLVANPDPNVAVGYLCEPFKVEMVIRGYLSGHAAREYAAGKRILCGVEMPEGMKENDKFPTPIITPTTKAAVGTHDEDISKEEILAQGIVSKEDYEVLEKYTHALYQRGTEIAASRGLILVDTKYEFGKTKDGKIVLIDEIHTPDSSRYFYAEGYQERQDKNEAQKQLSKEFVRQWLISNGFQGKDGQQIPEMTDEYIETVSDRYIELYENIIGEKFEKADVSNIQERIEQNVNTFLASYKK; translated from the coding sequence ATAATGAAAACCATAACTTCTTCTAACTTTAATTTTCCGGGTCAAAAATCTGTTTACAAAGGAAAAGTACGCGAAGTTTACAATATTAACGATGATTTATTGGTAATGATTGCAACCGATCGTTTATCGGCTTTTGATGTAATTATGCCAAAAGGAATTCCGTATAAAGGACAAATTTTAAACCAAATTGCATCTAAATTTATGCAATTAACAGAAGATATTGTTCCAAACTGGTTGGTTGCAAACCCAGATCCTAACGTGGCTGTGGGTTATTTGTGCGAACCTTTTAAGGTAGAAATGGTTATTCGCGGTTATTTATCGGGTCATGCGGCTCGTGAATATGCAGCAGGAAAACGCATTTTATGTGGCGTTGAAATGCCTGAAGGTATGAAAGAGAACGATAAATTCCCTACGCCAATTATCACTCCAACTACAAAAGCTGCTGTTGGAACGCACGATGAAGATATTTCTAAAGAAGAAATTTTAGCACAAGGAATTGTTTCTAAAGAAGATTACGAAGTTTTAGAAAAATACACACACGCTTTATATCAACGTGGAACGGAGATTGCAGCATCGCGCGGATTAATTTTGGTTGATACAAAATACGAATTCGGTAAAACAAAAGACGGCAAAATTGTATTGATTGATGAAATTCATACGCCCGATTCTTCTCGATATTTTTATGCGGAAGGATACCAAGAGCGTCAGGATAAAAACGAAGCTCAAAAACAATTGTCAAAAGAATTTGTACGTCAGTGGTTAATTTCAAACGGTTTTCAAGGAAAAGACGGTCAGCAAATTCCTGAAATGACCGATGAATACATTGAAACAGTTTCAGACAGATACATTGAATTATACGAAAATATCATTGGTGAGAAATTCGAAAAAGCCGATGTATCAAACATTCAAGAACGTATCGAACAAAATGTAAATACCTTTTTGGCATCGTATAAAAAATAA
- a CDS encoding NAD(P)H-dependent oxidoreductase, producing the protein MSIIPALQWRYATKKMNGEKVSQDKVNSILEAARLAPTSSGLQPFEIIVVTNSVLKEKIKPLAFNQSQITDCSHLIVFAAWSYYDINRMNHYFDFYEKERDLPKGFSDNYKNGVIKQLTSLSLERQFEHASRQVYIALGMALTEAGALEVDSIPMEGFINHELDKLLTLEEKGLKSVVILPIGYRDAENDWQAELKKVRKTNRDMITFIE; encoded by the coding sequence ATGAGTATTATTCCCGCATTGCAGTGGCGTTACGCTACAAAGAAAATGAACGGCGAAAAAGTTTCTCAAGATAAAGTAAACAGTATTTTAGAAGCGGCACGCTTGGCACCAACTTCTTCTGGTTTGCAACCCTTTGAAATAATTGTGGTAACTAATAGTGTGTTAAAAGAAAAAATAAAACCTTTAGCTTTTAATCAATCACAAATTACCGATTGTTCGCATTTAATTGTTTTTGCAGCTTGGAGTTATTACGACATTAACAGAATGAATCACTATTTTGATTTTTACGAAAAAGAACGTGATTTACCAAAAGGATTCTCTGATAACTACAAAAACGGAGTAATAAAACAATTAACGTCCCTGTCATTAGAACGCCAGTTTGAACACGCCTCACGTCAGGTTTATATCGCGTTGGGAATGGCACTGACCGAAGCCGGAGCTTTAGAAGTAGATTCGATACCAATGGAAGGATTTATTAATCACGAGCTGGATAAATTATTAACCTTAGAAGAAAAAGGACTAAAGAGCGTGGTGATTTTACCAATTGGCTACCGTGATGCCGAAAACGACTGGCAGGCAGAATTGAAAAAAGTAAGAAAAACAAATAGAGATATGATTACTTTTATTGAATAA
- the serC gene encoding 3-phosphoserine/phosphohydroxythreonine transaminase, giving the protein MKKHNFSSGPSILPDEVLQKAAQAVLNFNDSGLSLIEISHRDPTFVHIINSARNQALELLKLKNKGYSALFLQGGASLEFVRVTYNLLSANGTAGYINTGNWSNNAQNEASYFGKIVEVASSKNKNYSYIPKNIQVPSNLDYLHITSNNTIYGTQFKEFPQTDVPLVCDMSSDIFSRVLDFTKFDLIYACAQKNAGTSGVNLVIVKNELLERIKKTIPNIMSYKKHIEKESMYNTPSVFSVYVSYLTLNWLKDSGGVAAMERKNRAKANLIYSEIDRNNLFFGNAVVEDRSTMNATFFLKDESLAAHFNTLCLKEGIYGINGHRTAGGYRASIYNALSITSVQLLVQVMQHFETKFG; this is encoded by the coding sequence ATGAAAAAGCATAATTTTAGTTCCGGTCCCAGTATTTTGCCTGATGAAGTATTACAAAAAGCAGCACAGGCAGTATTGAATTTTAATGATTCGGGTTTATCACTGATCGAAATTTCGCATCGTGATCCCACTTTTGTTCATATTATAAATTCAGCTCGTAACCAGGCTTTAGAGCTTTTAAAATTAAAAAACAAAGGATATTCGGCTTTGTTTTTGCAAGGTGGTGCCAGTTTAGAATTTGTCCGTGTGACTTATAATTTACTTTCGGCAAACGGTACGGCAGGATACATAAACACAGGCAACTGGTCCAATAATGCACAAAACGAAGCTTCTTATTTTGGCAAAATTGTCGAAGTAGCCTCATCTAAAAATAAAAATTACAGTTATATTCCCAAAAATATCCAGGTTCCTTCTAACTTAGATTATCTGCACATTACATCGAATAATACTATTTATGGAACACAATTTAAGGAATTCCCTCAAACCGATGTTCCTTTGGTTTGTGATATGAGTTCTGACATTTTTTCAAGAGTTTTAGATTTTACAAAATTTGATTTGATATATGCCTGTGCACAAAAAAACGCAGGAACATCGGGTGTAAATTTGGTGATTGTAAAAAACGAATTGTTGGAACGAATCAAAAAGACAATTCCAAACATAATGAGTTACAAAAAACATATTGAAAAAGAAAGTATGTACAATACACCCTCGGTTTTTTCGGTATATGTAAGTTATTTAACGCTGAATTGGTTAAAAGATTCCGGTGGAGTAGCGGCAATGGAACGTAAAAACAGAGCCAAAGCCAATTTGATTTATTCAGAAATAGACCGGAATAATCTGTTTTTTGGAAATGCTGTTGTTGAAGACCGTTCAACTATGAATGCAACTTTTTTCTTAAAAGATGAAAGTTTGGCAGCACATTTTAATACACTTTGTTTAAAAGAAGGTATTTATGGTATAAATGGGCATCGCACAGCTGGCGGCTATCGGGCATCTATCTATAATGCCCTGTCAATAACAAGTGTACAGCTTTTAGTACAGGTAATGCAACATTTTGAAACAAAATTTGGATAA
- a CDS encoding META domain-containing protein → MKKIITFSLIAFVNLGIVSCSSSQNMFDSTKASSDKIISTLNNTSWVLKRLDSQNRDFIPTDEQKELVLSFNDNGYGTSDGCNGQGGEFNVKDNMISFEKGMSTMRYCGDEMKHLIYSVPFGKVKSIKVKKEQLQLFDENNVPVATYIKKK, encoded by the coding sequence ATGAAAAAAATAATCACATTCTCACTTATCGCATTTGTTAATTTAGGTATTGTTTCTTGCAGTAGCTCACAAAATATGTTTGATTCAACAAAAGCCTCTTCCGATAAAATAATAAGTACTTTAAATAATACTTCTTGGGTTTTAAAACGCTTAGATAGTCAAAACAGAGATTTTATTCCTACCGACGAGCAAAAAGAATTGGTATTGTCTTTTAATGATAATGGTTATGGAACCAGCGATGGGTGTAATGGTCAGGGTGGCGAGTTCAACGTAAAAGACAATATGATTAGTTTTGAAAAAGGAATGTCAACAATGCGTTATTGTGGTGACGAAATGAAACATTTAATTTATAGTGTTCCCTTTGGCAAAGTAAAATCGATAAAAGTTAAAAAAGAACAATTACAATTATTTGATGAAAACAACGTACCTGTTGCTACCTATATAAAGAAAAAATAA
- a CDS encoding VOC family protein, giving the protein MNLKANNITTFISAGNDLQKAVNFYTDIGFTVDYTDDEIAIMVIDESKFILQKYPAEWMHGNFMIILEVNDADAWYEKLKKLNLNQKYPGANVREPQNFSWGKRICHLTDLNGVLWHIASEIKKSL; this is encoded by the coding sequence ATGAACTTAAAAGCAAACAATATAACCACTTTTATTTCTGCCGGAAACGATTTACAGAAAGCAGTTAATTTTTATACCGACATTGGTTTTACAGTTGATTATACCGATGATGAAATTGCCATTATGGTTATTGATGAAAGCAAGTTTATCCTTCAAAAATATCCTGCCGAGTGGATGCACGGTAACTTTATGATTATTCTTGAGGTTAACGATGCCGATGCTTGGTATGAAAAGCTTAAAAAATTAAATCTTAATCAGAAATATCCCGGTGCCAATGTACGCGAACCCCAGAATTTTTCGTGGGGAAAACGCATTTGTCATTTAACAGATCTAAATGGGGTTTTATGGCATATAGCATCCGAAATAAAAAAATCGTTGTAA
- a CDS encoding DUF805 domain-containing protein, whose translation MINYYVVLEIPNFSDEAVIKKSYRSLSKKYHPDINKDPFATTYFLKINEAYDFLMDANKRILLHQYLHSITNQNTNHTQASQPKNTSYYNTITEPLIHIFKVDKKYFAVNDLILLQWNVSQCKTVHINVLGNVSFAGTHYLKMDYFADEFIILMTVTGLDNKEYKYQIKLLYDNSNPAAKAFQKIKLQFPDVDEAHFKKETFFGMNARINKNEFKNRLIFLSIPLILNTLLFLFSTIQTLSFFIQIPFLWIIFSQCYKRMHDTEKLKNKVWQLFIPLYNLFLVKELLVLDSESTENKFGLLPKQSNKTFFNWISEKLKELNSRMSFIYKISFGSFVVLMLLVFFKTIKSSEEIEVKLTSHYIETSRPQPNGRIYKDYFVVFNDEISVNVTENDFYEILSKRKYDAYKIARNNANEIQYVRLINSNTDKDSRINFGVLQSSNPLLLIISLLFLSQLYVFNNLAAPNELVFAKGYMFFCFMVYLYGIYYTIF comes from the coding sequence ATGATTAACTATTACGTTGTATTAGAAATCCCGAATTTTTCTGATGAAGCCGTCATTAAGAAATCTTATAGGTCATTGTCTAAAAAATACCATCCCGATATTAATAAAGACCCGTTTGCCACTACCTATTTCCTGAAAATTAATGAGGCCTACGACTTTTTAATGGACGCCAACAAACGTATCTTGTTACATCAATATTTACATTCGATAACAAATCAAAACACAAATCACACACAAGCATCACAACCAAAAAACACTTCATATTACAATACTATTACCGAACCTTTAATTCATATTTTTAAAGTCGATAAAAAGTATTTTGCAGTAAATGATCTAATTCTTTTGCAGTGGAATGTAAGTCAGTGTAAAACTGTACATATAAATGTGTTAGGCAATGTTTCTTTTGCAGGCACACACTATCTAAAAATGGATTATTTTGCTGATGAATTTATCATTTTAATGACCGTTACAGGTTTAGATAACAAAGAATATAAATATCAAATAAAACTTTTATACGATAATAGTAATCCGGCAGCAAAAGCGTTTCAAAAAATAAAATTACAGTTTCCCGATGTGGACGAAGCCCATTTTAAAAAAGAAACGTTTTTTGGAATGAATGCCCGTATCAATAAAAATGAGTTTAAAAACCGGCTGATATTTCTAAGTATCCCATTGATTTTAAATACTCTTTTATTTTTATTTTCAACTATTCAAACACTCTCTTTTTTTATACAAATTCCCTTTCTTTGGATCATTTTTAGCCAGTGTTATAAACGAATGCACGATACAGAAAAGTTAAAAAATAAGGTGTGGCAATTGTTTATTCCTTTATATAATCTTTTTCTGGTGAAAGAATTGTTGGTCTTAGATAGCGAATCTACCGAAAATAAATTTGGATTACTGCCTAAACAGTCAAACAAAACCTTTTTTAATTGGATTTCAGAAAAACTAAAAGAACTAAACAGCCGAATGTCTTTTATCTATAAGATATCATTTGGATCTTTTGTGGTTTTGATGTTGCTGGTCTTTTTTAAAACGATTAAAAGTTCTGAAGAAATTGAAGTAAAATTAACATCGCATTACATAGAAACTTCCAGACCACAACCAAACGGGCGTATATACAAAGATTATTTTGTGGTTTTTAATGATGAAATTTCGGTAAATGTAACCGAAAATGATTTTTACGAAATTTTATCAAAAAGAAAATACGATGCGTACAAGATTGCAAGAAATAACGCAAATGAAATTCAATACGTTCGGTTAATCAATTCAAATACCGATAAAGACAGCCGAATTAATTTTGGTGTTTTGCAGAGTTCAAATCCATTATTATTAATTATTTCTTTACTATTTTTAAGTCAGTTATATGTTTTTAATAACTTAGCAGCACCAAATGAATTAGTATTTGCCAAAGGATATATGTTCTTTTGTTTTATGGTGTACCTTTACGGTATTTATTACACCATTTTTTAA
- the uvrA gene encoding excinuclease ABC subunit UvrA, with protein sequence MKKIDFSKIDPKQNIIIKGAHLHNLKNVDVVIPRNKMVVITGLSGSGKSSLAFDTLYAEGQRRYVESLSSYARQFLGRINKPKVEYIKGIAPAVAIEQKVNTTNARSTVGTSTEIYDYLKLLYARIGKTFSPISGNEVKKHTVTDVIDTVKTFDEESKWLLLAPVYEIKERSIIDQLKIALQQGFARLFYKNETKRIDEFVEKFASKKIKAQDIQLIIDRLVVRHEEDFYNRLSDAVDTAFFEGKGVLYLYELGTGNQLEFNNKFELDGITFLEPNIHLFSFNNPYGACPKCDGFGTTIGIDEDLVIPNTALSVYENAVYPWRGESMSWYRDQLVNNSHKFDFPIHKPFYELTNEQKQLIWEGNSYFTGLNYFFKDLEANNYKIQNRVLLSRYRGKTKCNVCNGKRLRPEANYVKVADKTISDLVDLPINELRDFFKTIQLNEFETTVAKRLLLEINNRLQFLSDVGLDYLTINRRSSTLSGGESQRINLATSLGSSLVGSMYILDEPSIGLHSRDSEKLIEVLKNLRDLGNTVIIVEHDEDVMKAADEIIDIGPEAGVLGGKLMAQGTFNEILKADTLTAKYLNGDLEIEVPKKRRPVKNYIEVKGARENNLKNIDVVFPLDCLTMVSGVSGSGKSTLVKKILYPALEKHLTGASEKPGQFNEITGSFSHIKHIEYVDQNPIGKSSRSNPISYIKAYDDIRDLFAKQQLSKMRNYQPKHFSFNVEGGRCEVCKGDGVVTIEMQFMADVHLECETCKGKRFKKEILEVNFEGKNIFDVLTLTVDEAMEFFTKHKQDKIAQKIQPLQDVGLGYVALGQSSSTLSGGEAQRVKLATFLGKGAVKERALFIFDEPTTGLHFHDIQKLLQSFQALIEKGHSIIVIEHNLDMIKCADYVIDIGPDGGKNGGNVVATGTPEEIVKNKKSITGFYLKEKLK encoded by the coding sequence ATGAAAAAAATAGATTTTTCTAAAATCGATCCAAAACAAAATATCATTATAAAAGGTGCACATCTTCACAATCTAAAAAATGTAGATGTGGTAATTCCCCGCAATAAAATGGTTGTTATAACAGGTTTATCGGGTTCCGGTAAATCAAGCTTGGCTTTTGACACCTTGTATGCCGAAGGACAACGCCGTTATGTTGAAAGTTTATCATCGTACGCACGTCAGTTTTTAGGCAGAATTAACAAGCCAAAAGTCGAATATATTAAAGGTATTGCGCCGGCTGTTGCTATAGAGCAAAAAGTTAACACAACTAATGCACGCTCAACCGTTGGTACCTCTACAGAAATTTACGATTACTTAAAATTATTGTATGCCCGCATTGGCAAAACTTTTTCGCCCATTTCAGGTAACGAAGTAAAAAAACATACCGTAACCGATGTTATTGATACCGTAAAAACCTTCGATGAAGAATCGAAATGGTTATTGCTGGCACCTGTTTACGAAATTAAGGAACGATCGATCATCGATCAGTTAAAAATTGCGTTACAACAAGGTTTTGCCCGATTATTTTATAAGAACGAAACCAAAAGAATTGATGAATTTGTTGAAAAATTTGCATCGAAAAAAATAAAAGCACAAGACATTCAGCTGATTATTGATCGTTTGGTTGTTCGTCACGAAGAAGATTTTTACAATCGATTGTCCGATGCTGTTGATACAGCTTTTTTCGAAGGAAAAGGCGTTTTGTATTTATATGAATTAGGAACGGGTAACCAGTTAGAATTTAACAATAAATTTGAATTAGACGGAATTACCTTTTTAGAGCCTAATATTCACTTATTCAGTTTTAACAATCCGTACGGAGCCTGCCCAAAATGCGATGGCTTTGGAACAACCATTGGTATCGACGAAGATTTGGTTATTCCAAACACGGCTTTATCGGTTTACGAAAACGCGGTTTATCCTTGGCGTGGCGAAAGTATGTCGTGGTACCGCGATCAGTTGGTAAATAATTCGCATAAGTTCGATTTCCCTATTCACAAACCATTTTACGAATTAACAAACGAGCAAAAACAATTAATTTGGGAAGGAAACAGTTATTTCACAGGACTTAACTACTTTTTTAAAGATCTTGAAGCGAATAATTACAAAATACAAAATCGTGTTTTATTGTCACGCTATCGTGGTAAAACTAAATGTAATGTTTGTAATGGTAAGCGTTTGCGACCTGAAGCAAATTATGTAAAAGTCGCCGATAAAACCATTTCAGATTTAGTCGATTTACCTATTAACGAATTGCGCGATTTCTTTAAAACCATTCAGTTAAACGAATTTGAAACCACAGTTGCTAAACGATTATTGTTAGAAATTAACAACCGTTTGCAGTTTTTAAGCGATGTTGGTTTAGATTATTTAACCATAAACCGCAGATCTTCTACACTTTCGGGTGGCGAATCGCAACGTATTAATCTGGCAACATCATTAGGTAGTAGTTTGGTTGGATCTATGTATATTTTAGATGAACCCAGTATTGGACTGCATTCACGCGATTCTGAAAAATTGATCGAGGTATTGAAAAATCTTCGCGATTTAGGAAACACCGTGATTATTGTAGAACACGACGAAGACGTTATGAAAGCTGCCGATGAAATTATTGATATTGGTCCGGAAGCCGGAGTTTTAGGTGGAAAATTAATGGCACAAGGAACTTTTAACGAAATTTTAAAAGCCGATACCTTAACAGCCAAATATTTAAACGGCGATTTAGAGATTGAAGTTCCAAAAAAGCGTAGACCTGTAAAAAATTATATCGAAGTAAAAGGTGCACGCGAAAACAACCTTAAAAATATTGATGTTGTTTTTCCGTTAGATTGCTTAACAATGGTTAGCGGAGTTTCGGGCAGCGGAAAATCAACTTTGGTTAAAAAAATTCTGTATCCTGCATTAGAAAAACATTTAACAGGAGCCAGCGAAAAACCGGGTCAGTTTAATGAAATTACCGGATCTTTCTCGCATATAAAACACATTGAATACGTTGATCAAAACCCGATAGGAAAAAGCTCAAGATCTAACCCTATATCTTACATAAAAGCGTACGACGATATTCGTGATTTGTTTGCAAAACAGCAGCTTTCTAAAATGCGAAATTATCAGCCAAAGCATTTTTCTTTTAATGTAGAAGGTGGTCGTTGCGAAGTTTGTAAAGGCGATGGTGTGGTTACCATTGAAATGCAGTTTATGGCAGATGTACATTTGGAATGTGAAACCTGTAAAGGAAAACGCTTTAAAAAGGAAATTTTAGAAGTTAATTTTGAAGGCAAAAATATTTTTGATGTGTTGACTTTAACAGTTGATGAAGCAATGGAATTTTTCACAAAGCACAAACAAGATAAAATTGCACAGAAAATTCAGCCGCTGCAAGATGTTGGTTTGGGATACGTTGCTTTGGGGCAATCGTCTTCTACTCTATCTGGTGGTGAAGCACAACGTGTAAAACTGGCTACTTTCTTAGGAAAAGGAGCGGTTAAAGAACGTGCCTTGTTTATTTTTGATGAACCTACAACCGGTTTGCATTTTCACGATATTCAAAAGTTATTACAATCGTTTCAGGCATTGATTGAAAAAGGACATTCTATTATTGTGATTGAACATAATTTAGATATGATAAAATGCGCCGATTATGTTATTGATATTGGTCCCGATGGCGGTAAAAACGGCGGAAATGTTGTCGCGACCGGAACACCGGAGGAAATCGTGAAAAACAAAAAGTCAATTACTGGTTTTTACTTGAAAGAAAAGTTGAAGTAG
- a CDS encoding T9SS type A sorting domain-containing protein, whose amino-acid sequence MKTTFITLIMFVVGITAQSQTTTIPDANFEQVLINLGIDSDGTINGQILTTDALQVTNLDITSSSPNSFIQDVTGIEAFVNIDTLKIHFTEISSLNLSTLSQLKYLDVNDNLLTSLDVSNNILLEYLRMDSVGDVYPINNISEIDLSNNPNINHLEASGTDLVNLKNGNNNENMKIWVGCPHCWEDPVTYIWNSVCIIVDDAVTAQNMGYPYSNWLIWDNNINLSFIDHYSQCTASTASFSQIAVKMYPNPAKDMVYFDLNELVQIYKAELIDMKGKTVRTDKNVTGNFSIQGLSKGTYVVRLFTNKGVSSSKLIIE is encoded by the coding sequence ATGAAAACAACATTTATTACACTTATTATGTTTGTAGTTGGGATAACTGCCCAATCGCAAACCACAACCATACCTGATGCAAATTTTGAACAAGTTTTAATTAATCTTGGCATAGATTCAGACGGAACAATAAACGGACAAATACTAACTACCGATGCTTTGCAGGTTACTAATTTGGATATCACGTCATCATCGCCAAATTCTTTTATACAAGATGTTACAGGAATTGAGGCTTTTGTAAATATTGATACGTTAAAAATTCATTTTACAGAAATCAGCAGTTTAAACCTTAGTACTTTAAGCCAGCTTAAATATTTAGATGTTAATGACAATCTGCTTACTTCGCTTGATGTTTCTAATAATATTTTGCTGGAATATTTAAGAATGGACAGTGTGGGCGATGTTTACCCAATTAACAATATATCGGAAATAGATTTAAGCAACAACCCCAATATTAATCATTTGGAGGCAAGCGGAACAGACCTGGTTAATTTAAAAAACGGCAATAATAATGAAAATATGAAAATTTGGGTAGGTTGTCCTCATTGTTGGGAAGACCCTGTAACTTACATCTGGAACTCCGTTTGTATCATTGTTGACGATGCTGTTACAGCTCAAAATATGGGATACCCTTATTCAAATTGGCTGATTTGGGATAATAATATAAATTTATCTTTCATTGATCATTATTCTCAGTGTACCGCTTCTACAGCGTCTTTTAGTCAAATAGCTGTTAAAATGTATCCTAATCCGGCAAAAGATATGGTGTATTTTGATTTAAATGAACTTGTTCAAATTTATAAGGCAGAATTAATTGATATGAAAGGCAAAACAGTCCGCACAGATAAAAATGTTACCGGAAATTTTTCGATACAAGGATTGTCAAAAGGAACTTATGTAGTACGATTATTTACCAATAAAGGAGTATCTTCATCAAAATTGATAATTGAATAA